One segment of Hypanus sabinus isolate sHypSab1 chromosome X2 unlocalized genomic scaffold, sHypSab1.hap1 SUPER_X2_unloc_2, whole genome shotgun sequence DNA contains the following:
- the LOC132385767 gene encoding zinc finger protein 420-like: MPFTCSDCGKGFTQSSQLKEHQRVHTEEKPFTCSECGKGFARSSELKVHQRVHTGERPFTCSDCGKGFTHSSNLHRHQRVHTGEKPFICSECGKVFAQSSELKSHQRVHTGEKPFTCSECGKGFARSSVLKSHQRVHTRAMPFTCADCGKGFTHSSNLQRHQRVHTGEKPFTCSECGKGFAQSSELKSHQRVHTGEKPFTCSDCGKGFARSFELKLHQRVHTSERPFTCSDCGKGFTHSSNLHRHQRVHTGEKPFICSECGKRFAQTAQLKLHQRVHTGERPFTCSECGKGFAQSSELKVHQRVHTGERPFSCSECGKGFIRSSQLLRHQQIHTGEKPFICSECGKGFTDSVHLKEHQFVHTVERPFTCSDCGKGFTRRFSLLTHQLDHSEEKPFICSECGKGFTQSSQLKEHQRVHTGEKPFICSECGKGFAQSSQLKLHQRVHTGERPFNCSECGKGFSRSSQLLRHQRIHTGEKPFICPECGKGFTDSAQLKEHQFVHTGERPFTCSDCGKRFSRSSQLSRHQQIHTGEKPF, translated from the coding sequence atgccattcacatgctcagactgtgggaaaggattcacccagtcatctcaactgaaggagcatcagcgagtccacactgaggagaagccattcacttgctctgaatgtgggaaaggatttgctcggtcatctgaactgaaggtacatcagcgagttcacactggggagaggccattcacctgctcagactgtgggaagggattcactcactcgtcCAACCTGcacagacaccagcgagttcacactggggagaagccatttatctgctctgaatgtgggaaggtatttgctcagtcatctgaactgaagtcccatcagcgagtccacactggggagaagccattcacttgctcagaatgtgggaaaggattcgctCGGTCATCTGTACTGAagtcacatcagcgagttcacactcggGCGATGCCATTCACCTgcgcagactgtgggaagggattcactcactcgtccaatctacagagacatcagcgagttcacactggggagaagccattcacatgctctgaatgtgggaaaggattcgctcagtcatctgaactgaagtcacatcagcgagttcatacgggagagaagccattcacctgctctgactgtgggaaaggatttgctCGGTCATTTGAACTGAAGttacatcaacgagttcacactagtgagaggccgttcacctgctctgactgtgggaagggattcactcactcgtcCAATCTACACAGAcaccagcgagtccacactggagagaagccattcatatgctctgaatgtgggaaacgATTTGCCCAGACAGCtcaactgaagttacatcagcgagtccacactggggagaggccgttcacttgctctgaatgtgggaagggatttgctcagtcatctgaactgaaggtacatcagcgagttcacactggtgagaggccgttcagctgctcagaatgtgggaaaggattcattcgTTCATCTCAACTCCTGAGACACCAGCAaattcatactggggagaaaccattcatctgctcagaatgtgggaagggattcaccgatTCAGTTCATCTGAAAGAACATCAGTttgttcacactgtggagaggccgttcacctgctcagactgtgggaaaggattcactcggcgTTTTAGTCTATTAACGCACCAGTTAGATCACAGTGAGGAGAAACCATTCatatgctctgaatgtgggaaaggattcacacagtcatctcaactgaaggagcatcagcgagtccacactggggagaagccgttcatctgctctgaatgtgggaagggatttgctcagtcatctcaactgaagttacatcagcgagtccacactggggagaggccattcaactgctctgaatgtgggaaaggattcagtcgtTCTTCTCAACTCCTgagacaccagcgaattcacactggggagaaaccattcatctgcccagagtgtgggaagggattcaccgatTCAGCTCAGCTGAAAGAACATCAgtttgttcacactggggagaggccattcacctgctcagactgtgggaaaagattcagtcGTTCATCTCAGCTCTCGaggcatcagcaaattcacactggggagaaaccattctgA